A genomic window from Silene latifolia isolate original U9 population chromosome 11, ASM4854445v1, whole genome shotgun sequence includes:
- the LOC141613829 gene encoding uncharacterized protein LOC141613829, protein MVNQEWLNQFPNMVAHFHPEGLFDHCPCTVSNVALGDGKRANFKFFNMWGNAASFLPVITEEWQNVYPGHKMFTVIKKLKALKPALKRLNKDYYADIENSTTIVVAKLNSIQVQLAQDIQNPDLLQQEFETAATLKELTVAREFFEQKAKSQWLEAGDSTLPISMVQ, encoded by the coding sequence ATGGTCAATCAGGAATGGCTGAATCAGTTCCCTAACATGGTGGCTCATTTCCACCCAGAGGGTCTGTTTGACCATTGTCCATGCACTGTTAGCAATGTTGCTCTAGGAGATGGAAAGAGAGCCAATTTCAAATTCTTTAATATGTGGGGCAATGCTGCTTCCTTTCTACCTGTAATCACTGAGGAGTGGCAGAATGTTTATCCAGGGCATAAGATGTTTACTGTCATTAAGAAACTGAAAGCCTTAAAACCTGCTCTGAAAAGATTAAATAAAGACTATTATGCTGATATTGAAAACTCCACAACAATTGTTGTGGCTAAGCTTAATTCTATTCAAGTACAATTAGCTCAGGACATCCAGAATCCCGATCTTCTTCAGCAAGAATTTGAGACTGCTGCTACTCTGAAGGAATTAACTGTGGCAAGAGAGTTTTTTGAGCAAAAAGCAAAGTCACAGTGGCTAGAGGCTGGAGACAGTACACTGCCTATTTCCATGGTGCAATAA